A region of Rhizobium grahamii DNA encodes the following proteins:
- a CDS encoding TRAP transporter substrate-binding protein — MDRRSFMKKAGTGAAGAVAATALAAPAIAQENPKIAWRMTSSFPKSLDTIYGGADDISKHLAAATDGNFTIQPFAAGEIIPGLQAADAVSAGTVEAAHTCSYYFVGKDPTYAIGTAIPFGLNGRLTNAWFYEGNGNSLMNEFYATQGMYGLPAGNTGAQMGGWFRKEINTLDDLKGVKMRIAGLAGQVISKVGVIPQQIAGGDIYPALEKGTIDASEFVGPYDDLKLGLHKVAKYYYYPGWWEGGPTVHAFFNLEKWNSLPKHYQAALTDACAFANTNMLAKYDLKNPPALKQLVAEGASLRPFSQEIMEACFQAALGIYGEISASNPYFKKIYEDQTAFKRDAYLWMQLSEYTFDTFMMIQQRAGKL; from the coding sequence ATGGATCGTCGTTCATTCATGAAGAAGGCAGGAACCGGTGCCGCCGGCGCGGTTGCTGCGACAGCGCTGGCTGCACCCGCCATCGCTCAGGAGAATCCGAAAATAGCATGGCGCATGACGTCGTCTTTCCCGAAGAGCCTCGATACCATCTATGGTGGGGCTGACGATATTTCCAAGCATCTCGCGGCCGCGACCGACGGCAACTTCACGATCCAGCCGTTCGCCGCAGGTGAAATCATCCCGGGCCTGCAGGCCGCCGATGCCGTCAGCGCCGGTACCGTCGAAGCCGCCCACACCTGCTCCTACTATTTCGTCGGCAAGGATCCGACCTACGCGATCGGCACCGCCATCCCCTTCGGCCTGAACGGACGCCTGACCAATGCCTGGTTCTACGAGGGCAACGGCAACTCGCTGATGAACGAGTTCTATGCGACGCAGGGCATGTACGGCCTTCCGGCCGGCAATACCGGCGCGCAGATGGGCGGATGGTTCCGCAAGGAGATCAATACACTCGACGACCTGAAGGGCGTGAAGATGCGCATCGCCGGTCTCGCCGGTCAGGTCATCAGCAAAGTTGGCGTCATCCCGCAGCAGATCGCCGGCGGCGACATCTACCCGGCTCTCGAAAAGGGCACGATCGACGCTTCCGAATTCGTCGGCCCCTATGACGACCTGAAGCTCGGCCTGCACAAGGTGGCGAAGTACTACTACTATCCCGGCTGGTGGGAGGGTGGCCCGACGGTTCATGCGTTCTTCAATCTCGAGAAGTGGAACAGCCTGCCGAAGCACTATCAGGCCGCTTTGACGGATGCCTGCGCCTTCGCGAACACCAACATGCTCGCCAAGTACGACTTGAAGAACCCGCCGGCTCTGAAGCAACTGGTTGCGGAGGGGGCTTCGCTCCGGCCGTTCAGCCAGGAAATCATGGAAGCCTGCTTCCAGGCGGCGCTTGGAATCTACGGCGAGATCTCCGCCTCCAATCCCTACTTCAAGAAGATTTATGAAGACCAGACGGCATTCAAGCGCGACGCCTATCTGTGGATGCAGCTGTCGGAATACACCTTCGACACGTTCATGATGATCCAGCAGCGGGCGGGCAAGCTCTAA
- a CDS encoding gamma-glutamyl-gamma-aminobutyrate hydrolase family protein → MTKPIVAVPADIRVFDGATWHAAQHQYVRAALNAAGVMSFIIPAFEEGYDTDAILDRVDGVLVSGSASNVHPTLYGKQATEADGPFDPARDATSLPLIRRSIERAIPLLAICRGIQELNVALGGTLASEIQEQPGIWDHRKPPNVDRDSMYAVRQSVFVKEGSCIAGIVGSGEIRVNSLHRQAIAETAPRLTVEAVAEDGTIEAVSVIDAPAFAVGVQWHPEYWAETDKPSNQIFSAFGDAVRDYAAGKLATTRTKQIA, encoded by the coding sequence ATGACGAAGCCGATCGTCGCCGTTCCTGCCGATATCCGCGTCTTCGATGGCGCGACATGGCATGCCGCACAGCATCAGTATGTTCGCGCCGCACTGAATGCCGCCGGCGTGATGTCCTTCATCATTCCGGCCTTCGAGGAGGGCTACGACACCGATGCCATCCTCGATCGGGTCGATGGCGTTCTCGTTTCGGGGTCGGCAAGCAACGTCCACCCAACGCTTTACGGCAAGCAGGCAACGGAAGCCGACGGCCCGTTCGATCCCGCCCGCGACGCCACCAGCCTGCCGCTGATCCGCCGGTCGATCGAACGCGCCATTCCGCTGCTGGCGATCTGCCGCGGCATTCAGGAGCTGAACGTCGCGCTCGGCGGAACGCTCGCCAGCGAGATTCAGGAGCAGCCGGGGATCTGGGATCACCGCAAGCCGCCGAACGTCGACCGCGACAGCATGTACGCGGTTCGGCAAAGCGTCTTCGTCAAGGAAGGCTCCTGCATCGCGGGGATCGTCGGATCAGGCGAAATCAGGGTCAATTCCCTGCACCGCCAGGCGATCGCTGAGACCGCGCCGCGCCTGACAGTGGAAGCCGTCGCCGAGGACGGAACGATCGAAGCCGTTTCGGTGATCGATGCACCGGCCTTTGCAGTCGGCGTGCAGTGGCATCCGGAATACTGGGCGGAGACGGACAAGCCGTCGAACCAGATTTTCTCGGCTTTCGGCGATGCCGTCAGGGACTATGCCGCCGGCAAGCTTGCGACCACCCGCACGAAGCAGATCGCCTGA
- a CDS encoding TRAP transporter small permease subunit, whose amino-acid sequence MPALLTVSRLIDAISQFMGKLSEYMVLACCLISAANALIRYSFNYSSNGWLEIQWYLFAFIVVLGAAHTLRMNEHVRVDLIYGAVSEKARIWIDIIGLVVFLIPACIFLTWLCWPFFLSSYLQHEVSANAGGLIRWPVKLVLLLGFGLLTLQGLSELIKRIAAVTGYIRIDTTYEKPLQ is encoded by the coding sequence ATGCCGGCTTTGCTGACCGTCAGCCGGCTGATCGATGCGATCAGCCAATTCATGGGCAAACTGTCCGAATACATGGTGCTGGCCTGCTGTCTGATCAGCGCCGCCAACGCCCTGATCCGATACTCTTTCAACTACAGCTCCAACGGCTGGCTCGAGATCCAGTGGTATCTCTTCGCCTTCATCGTCGTGCTCGGCGCAGCCCACACCTTGCGCATGAACGAGCATGTCCGCGTCGACCTGATCTACGGCGCAGTCTCCGAGAAGGCGAGGATCTGGATCGACATCATCGGCCTCGTCGTCTTCCTCATTCCGGCCTGCATCTTCCTGACCTGGCTCTGCTGGCCCTTCTTCTTGTCCTCCTACCTCCAGCATGAAGTCTCGGCGAACGCCGGCGGCCTGATCCGCTGGCCGGTCAAGCTTGTGCTTCTCCTCGGCTTCGGGCTGCTGACCCTGCAGGGTCTCTCGGAGTTGATCAAGCGGATCGCCGCCGTGACCGGCTACATCCGGATCGACACGACATACGAAAAACCGCTGCAGTAA
- a CDS encoding adenylate/guanylate cyclase domain-containing protein, which produces MSETSRKLTTIFSADVQDYTRLMGADEEGTLAMLKRSRDAMSRLIGTHGGRVINTWGDGLIAEFPSVVEAVRAAVDVQSELAGLNAGKPADGRMLFRIGINLGDVIADGDDIYGDGVNIAARLQTSATPGGIVISSTVYDQVRNKVAVGFDFLGALTVKNVNEAVPSYAVRIGEAPTAQAEPVIQPRQSPLAQPQASLTGLGKRAGFFAIIAAALVVINLLTWSGVFWAVWPVLALAFAVAMNWVRTQRRIDRGMAALGVLAVGIVAINLLTWHGVFWAVWPLLGFAVAGGLQWLRRK; this is translated from the coding sequence ATGAGCGAGACCAGCCGCAAGCTGACAACCATCTTCTCCGCCGACGTGCAGGACTACACGCGGCTGATGGGAGCGGACGAAGAAGGCACGCTCGCAATGCTTAAGCGATCGCGGGACGCGATGTCGCGCCTGATCGGCACGCATGGCGGCCGGGTCATCAACACCTGGGGCGACGGGCTGATTGCGGAGTTTCCGAGCGTCGTCGAAGCCGTTCGTGCTGCCGTCGATGTCCAGAGCGAGCTGGCGGGGCTAAATGCAGGCAAGCCCGCGGACGGCCGGATGCTTTTCCGGATCGGCATCAATCTCGGCGACGTAATTGCCGATGGCGACGACATCTACGGCGACGGTGTGAACATTGCCGCCAGGCTGCAGACATCGGCAACGCCCGGCGGAATCGTGATCTCCAGCACGGTTTACGATCAGGTCCGCAACAAGGTCGCTGTCGGCTTCGATTTTCTCGGCGCCCTGACCGTGAAGAATGTCAACGAGGCAGTGCCGAGCTATGCGGTGAGGATCGGCGAAGCGCCGACGGCGCAGGCCGAGCCGGTCATACAGCCGCGGCAGAGCCCACTTGCGCAGCCTCAGGCGTCCTTGACGGGTCTCGGGAAACGGGCAGGGTTCTTTGCCATCATCGCAGCCGCACTCGTTGTCATCAATCTTCTCACCTGGAGCGGTGTGTTCTGGGCGGTGTGGCCGGTGCTGGCCCTGGCTTTTGCCGTCGCCATGAACTGGGTCCGCACCCAGCGTCGGATCGACCGTGGCATGGCCGCCCTCGGTGTCCTTGCCGTCGGGATCGTCGCCATCAACCTCTTGACCTGGCACGGGGTATTCTGGGCGGTATGGCCGCTGCTCGGCTTTGCCGTTGCTGGCGGGCTGCAGTGGCTGCGGCGGAAATAG
- a CDS encoding TRAP transporter large permease, whose amino-acid sequence MFDFGIIPPAMFVGMVLFMLYGFPVAFSLAAVGLFFGIIGIATGHFSEAFLQALPLRFFGIVSNDLLLAIPFFTFMGAILERCGLAEDLLEGTGKLFGRVPGGLAYAVILVGAVLGAITGTVAASVITMGVISLPIMLRYGYSPRLATGVIAASGTITQVIPPSLVLVVLADQLGKSVGDMYLGAIGPSILQVAIFMGYILILSILKPASMPPLPKEVRGDFNWALLFKVLSGMVPSIVLIFLVLGTIFMGLATPTEAGALGVVGAMALAAMHRRLTWPLMQDAMRSTMHITSMVVMILIGSTVFSLVFQGMDGSRWIEHMLSGIPGGPVGFLIFVNIFIFVLAFFLDFFEIAFIVIPMLAPVASALGIDLIWFGVLICVNMQTSFMHPPFGFALFYLRSIADRSVKTSDIYMGALPWVCMQLILVAIVIFWPQSVTYWLDKGPKVDPDSIKIEVPGFGGNGLGLPPPAMPGGAPQLPGLTLPPLNGLPGQPAKPAPPPTDLSQPPVIK is encoded by the coding sequence TTGTTTGATTTCGGCATCATTCCGCCGGCCATGTTCGTGGGCATGGTCCTGTTCATGCTCTACGGTTTTCCGGTCGCCTTTTCGCTGGCGGCCGTCGGCCTGTTCTTCGGCATTATCGGCATCGCCACCGGCCATTTCAGCGAAGCCTTTCTGCAGGCCCTGCCGTTGCGCTTCTTCGGCATCGTCTCCAACGACCTGCTGCTTGCGATCCCGTTCTTCACCTTCATGGGCGCCATCCTGGAGCGCTGCGGTCTGGCGGAAGATCTGCTGGAAGGAACCGGCAAACTGTTCGGCCGCGTTCCAGGCGGCCTTGCCTATGCCGTGATCCTGGTCGGCGCCGTGCTCGGCGCGATCACCGGAACGGTCGCGGCCTCGGTCATCACCATGGGTGTGATCTCGCTGCCGATCATGCTGCGCTATGGCTACAGTCCGCGGCTTGCCACCGGCGTCATCGCCGCCTCCGGCACCATCACCCAGGTCATCCCGCCCTCGCTTGTTCTCGTCGTCCTCGCCGACCAGCTCGGCAAGTCGGTCGGCGACATGTATCTCGGCGCCATCGGCCCATCGATCCTGCAGGTCGCGATTTTCATGGGCTATATCCTGATCCTCTCGATCCTGAAGCCCGCCTCCATGCCACCACTGCCCAAGGAAGTGCGCGGTGACTTCAACTGGGCCCTGCTCTTCAAGGTGCTGTCGGGCATGGTGCCTTCGATCGTGCTGATCTTCCTCGTCCTCGGCACCATCTTCATGGGACTGGCGACCCCGACCGAAGCCGGCGCGCTTGGCGTCGTCGGCGCCATGGCGCTGGCCGCCATGCATCGCCGCCTCACCTGGCCGCTGATGCAGGACGCCATGCGCTCGACCATGCATATCACCTCCATGGTGGTGATGATCCTGATCGGCTCGACCGTATTCAGCCTCGTCTTCCAGGGCATGGACGGCTCGCGCTGGATCGAGCACATGCTGTCAGGCATCCCCGGCGGCCCGGTCGGCTTCCTGATCTTCGTCAACATCTTTATCTTCGTGCTGGCCTTCTTCCTCGATTTCTTCGAGATCGCCTTCATCGTCATCCCGATGCTGGCGCCGGTCGCCTCGGCCTTGGGGATCGATCTGATCTGGTTCGGCGTGCTGATCTGCGTTAACATGCAGACGAGCTTCATGCACCCGCCCTTCGGCTTCGCGCTCTTCTATCTGCGCTCCATCGCCGATCGCAGCGTCAAGACATCCGACATCTACATGGGCGCCCTGCCCTGGGTCTGCATGCAGCTGATCCTCGTGGCGATCGTGATCTTCTGGCCGCAATCGGTGACCTACTGGCTGGATAAAGGACCGAAGGTCGATCCGGACTCGATCAAGATCGAAGTACCGGGCTTTGGCGGCAATGGGCTCGGGCTGCCGCCGCCAGCCATGCCGGGGGGTGCCCCGCAGTTACCCGGTCTGACGCTGCCGCCGCTGAACGGCCTGCCCGGGCAGCCCGCGAAACCTGCACCGCCACCGACCGATCTTAGCCAGCCGCCCGTCATCAAGTAG
- a CDS encoding putative bifunctional diguanylate cyclase/phosphodiesterase: MKPHNPNRVPTDVYLSFVSSLSGNRMTLLVGVIVHAATCLAIAAKTQSPLYVALALGFIVVFIGRIATFRAFDKVDKDALTHDDIQRWERILVTGAAGTTTLLGFASGYAIFFLGDGFAELACIAVTMATMVSVVGRNYGSRMAIDIQTFSCCLPMIICSLMVLDFYRGILSIFLIPFWLTTRAMANGVREFLYENVIARREITSIADRFDTALNNMPHGLVMVDAQNRIQVINRKACELLRIGDPERLKDRDLGAVLRYGARYSFMDASQPELILRQMTHVAEGKLSRTLIHFPEDLSLEFSASPRADGGAVLIFEDVSSRVKAEQKILHMVRFDSLTGLPNREYFSHLVQDYLARHTKKRGPIGFMVLDIDEFKHVNDMRGHVTGDRLLCAIANRVAKQAGKATVGRLMGDQFILFFPHAKDMAALDAEIRRVHTAIQGTYEADDVTFLVSLSGGFVLLESDAFAMEEWSIKADLALFESKSKQRGGLSGFEREMDGRYIEQQKLKSDLRDAIAAKGLSVAYQPMFKADGSRIECAEALARWVHPEKGAIPPDVFIRLAEEMGVISDITRFILMKACTDCMTWPEHIAVSVNLSARDLRDADILAVVAEALQASKLEASRLHLEITESCLIDEPAAVRAILAELRARGITIAIDDFGTGFSSLSYLDTLPLDIVKIDRSFLRNIVEDGRRLKLLRGTVNLARELGLKIVTEGVETTEQLALLNKYRATDLIQGYVFSPPVPSQNIALLQQAIGRRAVQRRRNKVA, from the coding sequence ATGAAACCACATAACCCGAACAGGGTCCCTACGGATGTGTATCTGTCGTTTGTGAGTTCCCTCTCAGGGAACCGCATGACGTTGCTCGTCGGTGTGATCGTCCATGCTGCGACGTGCCTCGCAATCGCCGCCAAAACCCAGTCTCCCCTTTATGTCGCTCTGGCCCTCGGCTTCATCGTCGTCTTCATCGGCCGCATTGCAACCTTCCGTGCCTTCGACAAGGTCGACAAGGACGCGCTGACGCACGACGACATCCAGCGTTGGGAGCGCATTCTCGTCACTGGTGCCGCCGGCACCACGACTTTGCTTGGCTTTGCAAGCGGTTACGCCATATTCTTCCTCGGCGACGGCTTTGCCGAACTCGCCTGCATCGCCGTCACCATGGCGACGATGGTATCCGTGGTCGGACGAAACTACGGATCGCGGATGGCGATCGATATCCAGACGTTCTCCTGCTGCCTGCCGATGATCATCTGCAGCCTGATGGTGCTGGATTTCTATCGTGGCATCCTGTCGATCTTCCTCATTCCGTTCTGGCTGACGACCCGCGCCATGGCGAACGGCGTGCGCGAGTTCCTCTATGAGAACGTTATTGCCCGTCGTGAAATCACGTCGATCGCCGATCGTTTCGACACCGCGCTCAACAACATGCCGCATGGCCTCGTCATGGTCGATGCGCAGAACCGAATTCAGGTCATCAACCGGAAGGCGTGTGAGCTTCTCAGGATCGGCGACCCGGAGCGGCTGAAGGATCGCGATCTTGGCGCTGTCTTGCGTTATGGCGCCCGCTACAGCTTCATGGACGCCTCGCAGCCGGAACTCATCCTCCGGCAGATGACGCATGTCGCGGAAGGCAAGCTTTCGCGCACGCTTATTCATTTTCCAGAGGATCTGTCGCTCGAGTTTTCGGCAAGCCCGCGCGCCGACGGCGGCGCCGTGCTGATCTTCGAGGATGTCTCGAGCCGCGTGAAGGCCGAGCAGAAGATCCTGCACATGGTCCGTTTCGATTCTCTCACGGGCCTGCCGAACCGCGAGTATTTCAGCCACCTCGTTCAGGATTACCTCGCCAGGCACACCAAGAAGCGCGGCCCGATCGGCTTCATGGTTCTCGACATCGACGAGTTCAAGCATGTCAACGACATGCGCGGCCACGTTACCGGCGACCGTCTGTTGTGCGCGATTGCCAATCGCGTCGCCAAGCAGGCCGGCAAGGCAACGGTCGGCCGCCTGATGGGCGACCAGTTCATCCTGTTCTTCCCGCATGCGAAGGACATGGCGGCGCTCGACGCTGAAATCCGTCGGGTTCATACGGCGATCCAGGGTACCTATGAAGCCGACGATGTGACCTTCCTCGTCTCCTTGAGCGGTGGCTTTGTCCTGCTCGAGAGCGACGCTTTCGCGATGGAGGAGTGGAGCATCAAGGCCGACCTCGCTTTGTTCGAAAGCAAGTCGAAGCAGCGCGGCGGCCTTTCCGGCTTCGAGCGGGAGATGGACGGACGCTACATCGAGCAGCAGAAGCTCAAGTCGGACCTGCGCGACGCCATCGCGGCCAAGGGCCTGAGCGTTGCCTACCAGCCGATGTTCAAGGCTGACGGTTCGCGCATCGAATGCGCGGAAGCGCTTGCACGGTGGGTGCATCCGGAAAAGGGAGCAATCCCGCCCGACGTCTTCATTCGCCTCGCTGAAGAGATGGGCGTCATCTCCGATATCACCCGCTTCATCCTGATGAAGGCCTGCACGGATTGCATGACCTGGCCCGAGCATATCGCGGTTTCGGTCAATCTGTCGGCGCGCGACCTGCGTGATGCCGATATCCTCGCGGTCGTTGCCGAAGCGCTGCAGGCATCGAAGCTCGAGGCCTCGCGTCTGCACCTCGAGATCACCGAGAGCTGCCTGATCGACGAGCCGGCGGCGGTTCGCGCCATCCTCGCGGAACTGCGTGCCCGCGGCATCACCATCGCCATCGACGACTTCGGCACCGGCTTCTCGAGCCTCAGCTACCTCGATACCTTGCCGCTCGACATCGTGAAGATCGACCGTTCGTTCCTGCGCAACATCGTCGAAGACGGCCGTCGCCTCAAGCTGCTGCGCGGCACCGTCAATCTTGCCCGCGAACTCGGCTTGAAGATCGTCACCGAAGGTGTCGAAACGACCGAGCAACTCGCGCTTCTCAACAAGTACCGAGCAACCGATCTTATTCAGGGCTACGTCTTCTCGCCCCCGGTTCCCTCCCAGAATATCGCGCTTCTGCAGCAGGCCATCGGCCGCCGCGCGGTCCAGCGTCGTCGCAACAAGGTCGCCTGA